Proteins co-encoded in one Dreissena polymorpha isolate Duluth1 chromosome 12, UMN_Dpol_1.0, whole genome shotgun sequence genomic window:
- the LOC127853971 gene encoding tetraspanin-4-like isoform X3 yields the protein MLLVSKTHYAQIILWHLEYIIFENHKRTESGNSKEDGRTVLTLNNRPVTMSFSRNSPKLFLLAINFLLFLSGLALLITGLWLLRLSGLMDSDVKFLLASISDDRSQFGYFLFAITILFIVAGGILLFVSVFGAVSAWKKIKPCLIIYLVVTICVIVVQGVIVGMLIKSRVTSGEWLEGALKTKLQSYTGPTATDSTSVGFNKMFLKVQCCGVSSYADMAAIAAWSTKPASTKVPASCCKGADDTSSQSSTTHVTCTDTPQDFYATGCFEKIDTIIDSISLISKIVSGISFICHVLAIVLSCLTMDRVTNRIQHLPASKNLPPVIRKK from the exons atgctacttgtttcaaaaacacattacgcacaaattattttgtggcatcttgaatacataatatttgaaaatcataaaagaacagaaagtggaaatagcaaagaagatggaagaacggtgttgacactgaataaca GACCGGTAACCATGTCGTTTTCACGGAATAGTCCGAAGCTTTTCTTGCTAGCCATCAACTTTCTGTTGTTC CTGAGCGGCCTGGCGCTGTTGATTACGGGTCTCTGGTTGCTGAGACTGAGCGGCCTGATGGACTCGGATGTCAAGTTCCTCTTAGCATCGATCAGTGACGACAGATCTCAGTTCGGCTACTTCCTGTTCGCGATCACTATTCTCTTCATCGTTGCCGGCGGCATCCTCTTGTTCGTGTCGGTGTTTGGAGCGGTCAGCGCGTGGAAGAAGATCAAACCCTGCCTGATTATT TACTTGGTTGTCACCATTTGCGTCATCGTAGTACAAGGTGTCATTGTTGGAATGCTAATCAAATCAAGAGTTAcg AGTGGCGAGTGGTTGGAAGGGGCGCTCAAGACGAAGTTGCAATCTTACACCGGACCGACTGCAACCGACAGCACCTCCGTCGGCTTCAACAAGATGTTTCTCAAG GTACAGTGTTGTGGTGTCTCCTCATATGCAGATATGGCTGCCATCGCAGCGTGGTCAACAAAGCCAGC TTCTACCAAGGTACCAGCCTCGTGCTGCAAGGGTGCTGATGACACTTCCTCCCAGTCTAGCACGACGCACGTGACATGCACTGACACTCCACAGGACTTCTATGCCACG gGCTGTTTCGAAAAGATTGATACTATTATAGACTCGATCAGTCTGATTTCTAAAATTGTCTCCGGCATCAGCTTTATTTGTCAC GTGCTCGCCATAGTGCTGTCATGCCTTACAATGGACAGGGTTACAAACCGTATTCAACACTT
- the LOC127853971 gene encoding tetraspanin-4-like isoform X2, whose translation MLLVSKTHYAQIILWHLEYIIFENHKRTESGNSKEDGRTVLTLNNRPVTMSFSRNSPKLFLLAINFLLFLSGLALLITGLWLLRLSGLMDSDVKFLLASISDDRSQFGYFLFAITILFIVAGGILLFVSVFGAVSAWKKIKPCLIIYLVVTICVIVVQGVIVGMLIKSRVTSGEWLEGALKTKLQSYTGPTATDSTSVGFNKMFLKVQCCGVSSYADMAAIAAWSTKPASTKVPASCCKGADDTSSQSSTTHVTCTDTPQDFYATGCFEKIDTIIDSISLISKIVSGISFICHVLAIVLSCLTMDRVTNRIQHLPPTAKPPSYIGIDAVLKNKAKI comes from the exons atgctacttgtttcaaaaacacattacgcacaaattattttgtggcatcttgaatacataatatttgaaaatcataaaagaacagaaagtggaaatagcaaagaagatggaagaacggtgttgacactgaataaca GACCGGTAACCATGTCGTTTTCACGGAATAGTCCGAAGCTTTTCTTGCTAGCCATCAACTTTCTGTTGTTC CTGAGCGGCCTGGCGCTGTTGATTACGGGTCTCTGGTTGCTGAGACTGAGCGGCCTGATGGACTCGGATGTCAAGTTCCTCTTAGCATCGATCAGTGACGACAGATCTCAGTTCGGCTACTTCCTGTTCGCGATCACTATTCTCTTCATCGTTGCCGGCGGCATCCTCTTGTTCGTGTCGGTGTTTGGAGCGGTCAGCGCGTGGAAGAAGATCAAACCCTGCCTGATTATT TACTTGGTTGTCACCATTTGCGTCATCGTAGTACAAGGTGTCATTGTTGGAATGCTAATCAAATCAAGAGTTAcg AGTGGCGAGTGGTTGGAAGGGGCGCTCAAGACGAAGTTGCAATCTTACACCGGACCGACTGCAACCGACAGCACCTCCGTCGGCTTCAACAAGATGTTTCTCAAG GTACAGTGTTGTGGTGTCTCCTCATATGCAGATATGGCTGCCATCGCAGCGTGGTCAACAAAGCCAGC TTCTACCAAGGTACCAGCCTCGTGCTGCAAGGGTGCTGATGACACTTCCTCCCAGTCTAGCACGACGCACGTGACATGCACTGACACTCCACAGGACTTCTATGCCACG gGCTGTTTCGAAAAGATTGATACTATTATAGACTCGATCAGTCTGATTTCTAAAATTGTCTCCGGCATCAGCTTTATTTGTCAC GTGCTCGCCATAGTGCTGTCATGCCTTACAATGGACAGGGTTACAAACCGTATTCAACACTT
- the LOC127853971 gene encoding tetraspanin-4-like isoform X1, producing the protein MLLVSKTHYAQIILWHLEYIIFENHKRTESGNSKEDGRTVLTLNNRPVTMSFSRNSPKLFLLAINFLLFLSGLALLITGLWLLRLSGLMDSDVKFLLASISDDRSQFGYFLFAITILFIVAGGILLFVSVFGAVSAWKKIKPCLIIYLVVTICVIVVQGVIVGMLIKSRVTSGEWLEGALKTKLQSYTGPTATDSTSVGFNKMFLKVQCCGVSSYADMAAIAAWSTKPASTKVPASCCKGADDTSSQSSTTHVTCTDTPQDFYATGCFEKIDTIIDSISLISKIVSGISFICHVLAIVLSCLTMDRVTNRIQHLPPTAKPPSYIGIDAVVKNKYLNAAQRSASGKVF; encoded by the exons atgctacttgtttcaaaaacacattacgcacaaattattttgtggcatcttgaatacataatatttgaaaatcataaaagaacagaaagtggaaatagcaaagaagatggaagaacggtgttgacactgaataaca GACCGGTAACCATGTCGTTTTCACGGAATAGTCCGAAGCTTTTCTTGCTAGCCATCAACTTTCTGTTGTTC CTGAGCGGCCTGGCGCTGTTGATTACGGGTCTCTGGTTGCTGAGACTGAGCGGCCTGATGGACTCGGATGTCAAGTTCCTCTTAGCATCGATCAGTGACGACAGATCTCAGTTCGGCTACTTCCTGTTCGCGATCACTATTCTCTTCATCGTTGCCGGCGGCATCCTCTTGTTCGTGTCGGTGTTTGGAGCGGTCAGCGCGTGGAAGAAGATCAAACCCTGCCTGATTATT TACTTGGTTGTCACCATTTGCGTCATCGTAGTACAAGGTGTCATTGTTGGAATGCTAATCAAATCAAGAGTTAcg AGTGGCGAGTGGTTGGAAGGGGCGCTCAAGACGAAGTTGCAATCTTACACCGGACCGACTGCAACCGACAGCACCTCCGTCGGCTTCAACAAGATGTTTCTCAAG GTACAGTGTTGTGGTGTCTCCTCATATGCAGATATGGCTGCCATCGCAGCGTGGTCAACAAAGCCAGC TTCTACCAAGGTACCAGCCTCGTGCTGCAAGGGTGCTGATGACACTTCCTCCCAGTCTAGCACGACGCACGTGACATGCACTGACACTCCACAGGACTTCTATGCCACG gGCTGTTTCGAAAAGATTGATACTATTATAGACTCGATCAGTCTGATTTCTAAAATTGTCTCCGGCATCAGCTTTATTTGTCAC GTGCTCGCCATAGTGCTGTCATGCCTTACAATGGACAGGGTTACAAACCGTATTCAACACTT